The following are encoded in a window of Seleniivibrio woodruffii genomic DNA:
- a CDS encoding nucleotidyl transferase AbiEii/AbiGii toxin family protein, with amino-acid sequence MMGIREVYVEKDYWVTLVLEAIFTAEAKDYVVFKGGTSLSKCFGVIERFSEDIDLVISYDEAESDNSKNKKLRAVSNIVSGILEEIDVDGVTVKRGMNRKTCHSYPKTLKGDFGQVRDYIVIEATWLGYFEPKTEVQIESYIAQMMKARQQDALIAEYEMTPFVVNALCLERTFCEKIMSLIRFSYSADPNQDLKMKIRHTYDIHMLLQREEIVQFLHSDQFREMMLKVREDDKRSYRNNNEWLEHPFEEALIFSDTVTVWTKLVDTYEHEFMGLVYGQPVDEQSVMQSLLVIANRLKEI; translated from the coding sequence ACTTTGGTGCTTGAAGCTATATTCACGGCTGAAGCGAAGGACTATGTTGTTTTTAAAGGTGGAACATCTTTATCCAAGTGTTTTGGTGTAATAGAGCGTTTTTCGGAAGATATTGATCTGGTTATAAGTTATGACGAGGCTGAGTCGGATAACAGTAAAAACAAAAAACTAAGAGCAGTCAGTAATATAGTATCCGGCATACTTGAAGAAATTGATGTCGATGGTGTTACTGTCAAAAGAGGTATGAACAGAAAAACATGCCACTCCTATCCCAAGACATTGAAAGGAGATTTTGGGCAGGTCAGGGATTATATAGTAATAGAAGCCACTTGGCTTGGTTACTTTGAACCTAAAACAGAAGTACAGATTGAATCGTATATTGCTCAGATGATGAAAGCCAGACAGCAGGATGCATTGATTGCCGAGTATGAAATGACTCCATTTGTTGTTAATGCTCTTTGTCTTGAAAGAACCTTCTGCGAGAAAATCATGAGCCTGATTCGTTTTTCATACAGTGCAGATCCAAATCAGGATTTGAAAATGAAGATCAGGCATACCTATGACATCCATATGCTTTTACAAAGGGAGGAAATCGTACAGTTTCTGCATTCTGACCAATTTCGTGAGATGATGCTTAAAGTTAGAGAGGATGATAAAAGAAGCTACAGAAACAACAATGAATGGCTTGAACATCCTTTTGAGGAAGCGTTGATATTTTCAGATACCGTTACGGTCTGGACAAAACTTGTAGATACTTATGAGCATGAATTTATGGGCTTGGTTTATGGACAGCCAGTTGATGAGCAAAGTGTTATGCAGTCATTATTGGTTATTGCGAACAGGCTTAAAGAAATATAG